Proteins found in one Brachyspira murdochii DSM 12563 genomic segment:
- a CDS encoding ankyrin repeat domain-containing protein — translation MKVIIIFIISSCISYAQVSEDFKKLAATNKESALAQSVYSENLDEFKYVIENMENNKEYITYSITNSSYEWYDYIPNLSTNNFSNFVKVLLDNGMNINEKNEAGKSLILDVSKSYDSHRKPKFSTSEIIGVPDSKYKIETLINLGATNINIQDNDGNGILHHILSRDNIGTEEYDIIEMLIKNAVNINLQNNDGDTALHKISYKKNNRYRNIDMEKKVISLLMENNADKNIKNNNGKKAYQGGFTYNIKLIFSKIFNDILYPIFILLLIIIVAIPSFIFYAISGFIENIAGFFR, via the coding sequence ATGAAAGTCATTATTATATTTATTATCAGTTCGTGCATTTCTTATGCTCAAGTGAGTGAAGATTTTAAGAAATTAGCGGCAACAAATAAAGAATCAGCATTAGCACAATCAGTATATTCTGAAAATCTTGATGAGTTTAAATATGTAATTGAAAATATGGAAAACAATAAAGAATATATAACCTACTCTATAACGAATAGTAGCTATGAGTGGTATGACTATATACCTAATTTAAGCACTAATAATTTCTCTAATTTCGTAAAAGTTTTATTAGATAATGGAATGAATATTAACGAGAAAAATGAAGCAGGAAAAAGCCTTATACTTGATGTAAGTAAGTCCTACGACTCACATCGTAAACCTAAATTCTCTACAAGTGAAATTATAGGAGTTCCAGATAGTAAATATAAAATTGAAACACTTATAAATCTAGGAGCAACAAATATTAATATACAAGATAATGACGGAAATGGTATACTTCACCATATACTTTCTAGAGATAATATAGGAACAGAAGAATATGATATTATTGAAATGCTTATAAAAAACGCAGTAAATATTAATTTACAAAATAATGACGGAGATACTGCACTTCATAAAATTTCATATAAAAAAAATAATAGATATAGAAATATTGATATGGAAAAAAAAGTTATATCCCTTTTGATGGAAAATAATGCAGATAAAAACATAAAAAATAATAATGGAAAAAAAGCATATCAAGGAGGATTTACATATAATATAAAATTAATTTTTAGTAAAATATTTAATGATATATTATACCCTATTTTTATACTTCTACTTATAATTATAGTTGCTATACCATCTTTTATATTCTATGCAATATCAGGATTTATTGAAAATATAGCTGGTTTTTTCAGATAA
- a CDS encoding peptide ABC transporter substrate-binding protein — translation MKKIFCLSLLLIGFIFASCSSSNNNDNEGLFINVGPEPKTIDPILNIAADASVYIVHAFEGLASKDKNGLITAGAAERWDISDDGLTYVFHLRTNGKWSDGTPLTANDFVYSWQRAVDPKTASEYSYQFEPVKNAMSINAGKMELNTLGIKAIDDYTLEVTLEKPTAYFLELTAFPTFYPVKKDIIEQYGESWTMKPETYIGNGPYVMIERNIDNNIVMTKNTNYWNYSSLVPEKITFVLMDNAAASVAGIKEGSLHFSDRVPAQDIDTLRAEGLLQLVNRLGTYYYAVNHTNDVLKDDRVRKALSLAIDRNYIVDNIVKAGTPAGAFVPYGAPDVNGDFREVGGDYISVKAEDYQKNVEEAKRLMAEAGYANGEGFPVLQFLVDSNREIPTFEAVQQMWKEHLGVDSTISQQEWAVFLQTLYTDKNYQIGRSGWTADYNDPMTFLGMFLSYSPQNHALFTNKEYDSLLQTAMNTIDQTVRMDAMHKAEKIFMDNDVIIPLYFYATPTLISPKLKDIVFDSLAMHKFFYAYIEK, via the coding sequence ATGAAAAAGATTTTTTGTTTATCTTTATTATTAATTGGATTTATATTTGCTTCATGTTCTTCTTCCAATAATAATGACAATGAAGGATTATTTATCAATGTAGGACCTGAACCAAAAACAATAGACCCAATTTTAAATATAGCAGCAGATGCTTCAGTTTATATAGTTCATGCTTTTGAAGGGCTTGCTTCTAAAGATAAAAATGGTTTAATAACTGCAGGTGCGGCAGAAAGATGGGATATAAGCGATGATGGACTTACATATGTATTTCATTTAAGAACTAACGGCAAATGGTCTGACGGTACACCATTAACTGCAAATGACTTTGTATATTCTTGGCAAAGGGCAGTTGATCCTAAAACGGCAAGCGAATACAGTTATCAGTTTGAGCCTGTAAAAAATGCTATGTCCATTAATGCTGGAAAAATGGAATTGAATACTTTAGGAATAAAAGCTATTGATGATTATACTTTAGAAGTAACATTAGAAAAACCTACTGCTTATTTCTTGGAATTAACTGCTTTTCCTACATTCTATCCAGTAAAAAAAGATATAATAGAACAATACGGTGAAAGTTGGACTATGAAGCCTGAAACTTATATAGGAAATGGTCCTTATGTAATGATAGAGAGAAACATTGATAATAACATAGTAATGACAAAAAATACTAATTATTGGAATTATTCTTCTTTAGTTCCTGAAAAAATTACTTTTGTACTTATGGATAATGCCGCAGCTTCTGTTGCAGGTATTAAAGAAGGTTCTTTGCATTTTTCTGACAGAGTGCCTGCTCAGGATATTGATACTTTGAGAGCCGAAGGGCTTTTGCAGTTAGTAAACCGTTTGGGAACATACTATTATGCTGTTAATCATACTAATGATGTTTTAAAAGATGACAGAGTGAGAAAGGCATTATCACTTGCTATAGACAGAAACTATATAGTTGACAATATAGTTAAAGCTGGTACTCCTGCAGGAGCTTTTGTACCTTATGGGGCCCCTGATGTTAATGGCGATTTTAGAGAGGTAGGCGGTGATTATATAAGTGTAAAAGCTGAAGACTATCAAAAAAATGTAGAAGAGGCTAAAAGATTAATGGCAGAAGCAGGATATGCTAATGGAGAAGGTTTTCCAGTACTTCAGTTTTTAGTAGATTCTAACAGAGAGATTCCGACCTTTGAAGCAGTACAGCAAATGTGGAAAGAGCATTTAGGTGTTGACAGTACCATAAGTCAGCAGGAATGGGCCGTATTTTTGCAGACTTTATATACAGATAAAAATTATCAAATAGGAAGAAGCGGCTGGACAGCAGATTATAATGATCCTATGACATTTTTAGGAATGTTTTTAAGCTACAGTCCCCAAAACCATGCATTATTTACAAATAAGGAATATGACAGTCTTCTTCAAACTGCCATGAATACAATAGATCAAACTGTCAGAATGGATGCTATGCATAAGGCTGAAAAAATATTTATGGATAATGATGTTATAATACCTTTATATTTTTATGCTACTCCTACATTGATAAGCCCTAAATTAAAGGATATTGTTTTTGACAGCTTAGCTATGCATAAGTTTTTCTATGCTTATATAGAAAAATAA
- a CDS encoding CTP synthase, which yields MNTKYIFVTGGVVSGLGKGITAASLGRLLKARGLSVTIQKFDPYINVDPGTMSPFQHGEVFVTDDGAETDLDIGHYERFIDENLNKYSNVTTGKIYQHVINMEREGKYLGETVQVIPHITNEIKRRIYRENDTKKTDIVITEIGGTIGDIESLPYIEAIRQVKTQLGQDNVLYIHVTLIPFIKSSEEIKTKPTQHSVKELMQSGIIPDIVVCRTSQHLQESHKKKIALFCNVPKDNVFENFDEPNIYGVPLMLEAQGLSDVVCRHFKLETAKIDLTNWTDLVCKQKNIAIQNDKVKIAIVGKYVSMKDAYISLTEALNHGGIYNDVNVDIDWISAEDLEDIEDISKYFQGVHGLIIPGGFGERGLEGKIEAIKYARENKIPYFGICLGMQLMSVEFARNVLQLEDANTIEVNENVKNPIITLMEEQKKNILKGGTMRLGAFDCDIKEGSLAHKLYGKTTISERHRHRYEFNNAYTDKMEKAGFIITGKLKNGNLVEIAEVKDHPYMIGVQFHPELKSRITNPHPLFVGFIEAAKKFRK from the coding sequence ATGAACACTAAATACATATTTGTAACAGGCGGTGTTGTATCTGGTTTAGGCAAGGGTATAACAGCAGCTTCACTAGGAAGACTTTTAAAGGCTAGAGGATTAAGCGTAACTATACAGAAATTTGACCCTTATATAAATGTAGATCCAGGTACTATGAGTCCTTTTCAGCATGGTGAAGTTTTTGTTACTGATGACGGAGCGGAAACTGATTTGGATATAGGGCATTATGAGAGATTTATAGACGAGAACTTAAATAAATACAGCAATGTTACTACTGGTAAAATATATCAGCATGTTATAAATATGGAAAGAGAAGGTAAATACTTAGGAGAAACTGTTCAGGTTATACCTCATATTACTAATGAAATAAAAAGAAGAATATACAGAGAAAATGATACTAAAAAAACGGATATAGTGATTACTGAAATAGGAGGAACTATTGGAGATATAGAGTCTCTTCCTTATATAGAAGCTATAAGACAGGTGAAAACACAGTTAGGTCAGGATAATGTACTTTATATACATGTAACTTTAATACCTTTTATAAAATCTTCAGAGGAAATCAAAACAAAACCTACTCAGCATAGTGTTAAAGAACTTATGCAAAGCGGTATCATACCTGATATTGTAGTTTGCAGAACTAGTCAGCATTTGCAGGAGTCGCATAAAAAAAAGATAGCATTATTCTGTAATGTACCTAAAGATAATGTGTTTGAAAACTTTGATGAGCCTAATATATACGGAGTGCCTTTAATGCTTGAAGCTCAGGGACTTTCTGATGTGGTATGCAGACATTTTAAATTAGAAACTGCTAAAATAGATTTAACTAATTGGACTGATTTGGTATGTAAGCAGAAAAATATAGCTATACAGAATGATAAAGTGAAGATTGCTATAGTAGGAAAATATGTTTCTATGAAAGATGCTTATATTTCTTTAACAGAGGCATTAAATCATGGCGGAATATACAATGATGTTAATGTTGATATAGATTGGATATCTGCTGAGGATTTAGAAGATATTGAAGATATATCAAAATATTTTCAAGGTGTTCATGGACTTATTATACCGGGAGGATTTGGCGAGAGAGGACTTGAAGGTAAAATAGAAGCTATTAAATATGCTAGAGAAAACAAAATACCTTATTTCGGAATATGCTTGGGTATGCAGCTTATGAGTGTAGAGTTTGCAAGAAATGTACTACAACTTGAAGATGCTAATACTATAGAAGTTAATGAAAATGTTAAAAATCCTATTATTACGCTTATGGAAGAGCAGAAAAAAAATATATTAAAAGGCGGTACAATGCGTCTTGGTGCTTTTGACTGTGATATAAAAGAAGGAAGTTTGGCACATAAATTATATGGAAAAACTACTATAAGTGAAAGACATAGACATAGATATGAGTTTAATAATGCATATACTGATAAAATGGAGAAAGCAGGATTTATTATCACAGGAAAATTAAAAAATGGTAATCTGGTTGAAATAGCAGAAGTAAAGGATCATCCTTATATGATAGGTGTTCAGTTCCACCCAGAATTAAAATCTAGGATTACCAATCCGCATCCTTTGTTTGTAGGATTTATAGAGGCAGCTAAAAAATTTAGAAAGTAA
- the dcd gene encoding dCTP deaminase yields the protein MILSGLQIEKNIGKDIIIEPFNRKQLNSNSYNVRLHNKLLVYKDKVLDMKKPNEAEEIIIPESGYELKPNELYLGRTFEYTNTKNYVPMIEGRSSIGRLGIFIHITAGFGDVGFAGYWTLEIFCIKPIIIYPNVEIAQLYYHTIDGEYEEYTSSKYQNNTDVQPSMLYKDFK from the coding sequence ATGATTTTGTCTGGGCTTCAAATAGAAAAAAATATAGGTAAAGATATAATAATAGAACCATTTAATAGAAAACAATTAAATTCAAACAGCTATAATGTAAGACTTCATAATAAACTTTTAGTATATAAAGACAAAGTTCTTGATATGAAAAAACCCAATGAGGCAGAAGAAATAATAATACCAGAAAGCGGATATGAATTAAAGCCTAATGAATTATATCTCGGACGCACTTTTGAATATACAAATACAAAAAACTATGTACCTATGATAGAAGGACGTTCATCTATAGGAAGACTTGGAATATTTATTCATATTACAGCTGGTTTCGGAGATGTAGGTTTTGCAGGATATTGGACTTTGGAAATATTTTGCATAAAACCTATTATCATATATCCTAATGTAGAGATAGCCCAGCTTTATTATCACACTATAGACGGAGAATATGAAGAATATACTAGCAGTAAATATCAAAATAATACCGATGTTCAGCCAAGTATGCTCTATAAAGATTTTAAATGA
- a CDS encoding glucose-6-phosphate isomerase yields the protein MISINYKNVLSFLREHELEYLSDFAKYANELLENKKGAGNDFLGWVDLPAEALKMVSEIDNLAKEIRENAEVLVSVGIGGSYLGGKAVIESFLNPFAQAKKGNTQVVYAGHNMNGEYFKHLLDYLEGKDFYINVISKSGTTTEPAIAFRMLKEYAEKRYGKEGASKRIIATTDKAKGALKTLSNENKYRTFVIPDDVGGRYSVLTPVGLIPIAVAGINIEEFVKGFDAMAKLTKEMDYKKNPSMLYAMLRNALYTKGYSTEIMVNYIPRMHYISEWWKQLYGESEGKDKKGIFPASVDFSTDLHSLGQFIQDGKRGLFETVIRVDKEDIDLKIQKEASDLDGLNYLDGKSLHEINKSALEATVLAHVDGGVPNIIVDIDKITPFTIGELLYFFEKACGISGYMLGVNPFDQPGVEEYKKNMFAMLGKKGYEEMGKTLRARLEK from the coding sequence ATGATATCTATAAATTATAAAAATGTGTTGTCTTTTTTAAGAGAACATGAATTGGAATATTTATCTGACTTTGCAAAATATGCTAATGAACTTTTAGAAAATAAAAAGGGTGCTGGTAATGATTTTTTAGGCTGGGTTGATTTACCTGCAGAAGCTTTAAAAATGGTTAGTGAAATCGATAACTTGGCTAAAGAAATAAGAGAGAATGCTGAAGTATTGGTTTCAGTTGGTATAGGAGGTTCTTATTTGGGAGGTAAAGCTGTAATCGAATCATTTTTAAATCCTTTTGCTCAGGCTAAAAAAGGTAATACTCAGGTGGTATATGCTGGTCATAATATGAACGGTGAATATTTTAAGCATTTACTCGATTATTTGGAAGGCAAAGATTTTTATATCAATGTAATATCTAAAAGCGGTACTACAACTGAACCTGCTATAGCTTTTAGAATGCTTAAAGAATATGCTGAAAAAAGATACGGAAAAGAAGGAGCTTCTAAAAGAATAATAGCTACTACAGATAAGGCTAAAGGAGCTTTAAAAACATTATCCAATGAAAATAAATACAGAACTTTTGTTATACCTGATGATGTAGGCGGAAGATATTCTGTACTTACTCCAGTAGGACTTATACCTATTGCCGTTGCTGGTATAAATATAGAAGAGTTTGTTAAAGGTTTTGATGCTATGGCTAAATTAACTAAAGAAATGGATTATAAGAAAAATCCTTCTATGTTATATGCTATGCTTAGAAATGCACTTTATACTAAAGGATACAGTACAGAAATAATGGTTAATTATATACCTAGAATGCATTATATATCAGAATGGTGGAAACAATTGTACGGAGAAAGCGAAGGTAAAGATAAAAAGGGAATATTCCCTGCTTCTGTTGATTTTTCTACTGATTTGCATTCTTTGGGTCAGTTTATACAGGACGGTAAAAGAGGATTATTTGAAACTGTTATAAGAGTTGATAAAGAAGATATTGATTTAAAAATACAAAAAGAAGCATCAGATTTAGACGGACTTAATTATTTAGACGGAAAATCTTTGCATGAAATAAATAAATCAGCATTAGAAGCTACAGTATTAGCCCATGTTGACGGAGGCGTACCGAATATAATAGTAGATATTGATAAAATTACTCCTTTCACTATAGGAGAGCTTTTGTATTTCTTTGAAAAAGCATGCGGTATATCAGGTTATATGCTTGGAGTTAATCCGTTTGACCAACCGGGTGTAGAAGAGTATAAGAAAAACATGTTTGCTATGCTTGGCAAAAAAGGCTATGAAGAGATGGGTAAAACTTTAAGAGCAAGATTAGAAAAATAA
- the bioD gene encoding ATP-dependent dethiobiotin synthetase BioD produces MKIFCIISDKNHVGKTYLSSHIVSSLKMFDKKVCYYKPFVMEVRDNKLFDCEYIKNTTNLKASEIFVSYAANGNISPMHSINTKIDERDITDLIDENKNIYDYMVFESLSLYCPIKENYNFMDLILDIEKENEVHIIPVIEYDSNLIHTSLEQVELFHTRGFKVPFIVINIKKDVFVSESVIEYIRRQINPIKVHTTEFDNTPENKKIEIVKYPDIVKELF; encoded by the coding sequence ATGAAAATATTTTGTATTATATCTGATAAAAACCATGTAGGAAAAACTTATCTTTCCTCTCATATAGTATCATCATTAAAAATGTTTGATAAGAAAGTATGCTATTACAAACCTTTTGTTATGGAAGTAAGAGACAATAAATTATTTGACTGCGAATATATAAAAAATACTACTAATCTAAAAGCTTCAGAAATATTTGTTTCTTATGCTGCAAATGGAAATATATCTCCCATGCATAGTATTAATACAAAAATTGATGAAAGAGATATTACTGACTTGATAGATGAAAATAAAAATATCTATGATTATATGGTTTTTGAATCATTATCTCTCTACTGCCCTATAAAAGAAAACTATAACTTTATGGACTTGATACTTGATATAGAAAAAGAAAATGAAGTGCATATAATACCTGTTATAGAGTATGATTCCAATCTTATACATACATCTTTAGAACAAGTAGAATTATTCCACACAAGAGGATTCAAAGTTCCTTTTATAGTCATAAATATAAAAAAAGATGTATTCGTTTCAGAGAGTGTCATAGAATATATAAGAAGGCAGATAAATCCTATAAAAGTACATACAACAGAATTTGATAATACTCCGGAAAATAAAAAAATAGAAATAGTGAAATACCCTGATATTGTTAAAGAGTTATTTTAA
- a CDS encoding alpha-amylase/4-alpha-glucanotransferase domain-containing protein, translating into MKTINLILGNHNHQPVGNFDFVFESTYQKAYKPFLDILTKYKDIKFNFHYTGCLLEWIEKHHPEHIEALKKLADDNRIELQSGGFYEPIMPSIPDKDKDIQIKRLNEYIEDKFNLTPKGAWLAERVWEPTLVKNLAKNGIKYIMLDDSQFLTTGIDTKNMFGYFITDNESYKLNIFPISQELRYLIPFRDVEKSIEYLKSIATEDGNRVVVLHDDGEKYGDWPGTQKWVYEDKWLEKFFEALTKEKDTIITTTYSEYMERHAPVSKIYIPTGSYEEMLTWVLPAETQYEFHKKQQELKKDENNEIITRFMRGGFWRNYFYKYSESNRMNKRMIFTSNLIGEITESNYKEKEIALNYLLKGQCNCPYWHGTFGGLYLNNLRHETYANLIKATTISLEKVYGRKHFLSHNMDFDMDGRDEVMISSESADFILHSLSGSIIEWDIKKENPINLIDCLKRRKEAYHIEAMKNADTNNNGNEHVSIHEIAKKVDEKIAKYLVFDKNEKVFGVDHFLNKMPTAEEFQLLKYEENASFYEEYYNILENLINKDYATVSFEKTSKANGKDVHLIKRYVINNDGTFSLDVIIENKSNEDTEFIYALENNITLLAGQEKDRYYIGGGVRISDNLSDIGEYTGTSFAMADEGYIKINVMIESSEETSFLYMPNYTISDAVDKLEMNYQNSTIVCCKKISLKAGEKIKYKIKASVKDI; encoded by the coding sequence ATGAAAACTATTAACTTAATACTAGGCAATCATAATCATCAGCCAGTAGGTAATTTTGACTTTGTATTTGAAAGCACATACCAAAAAGCATATAAACCTTTTTTGGATATACTCACAAAATATAAAGATATAAAATTTAATTTTCACTATACAGGCTGTCTGTTAGAATGGATAGAAAAACATCACCCAGAACATATAGAAGCATTAAAAAAATTGGCAGATGATAATAGAATAGAACTTCAAAGCGGCGGTTTTTATGAGCCTATAATGCCTTCAATACCTGATAAAGATAAAGACATACAGATAAAAAGATTAAATGAATATATAGAAGATAAATTTAATTTAACACCTAAAGGAGCTTGGCTTGCTGAAAGAGTATGGGAGCCTACATTAGTTAAAAATTTAGCCAAAAACGGTATTAAATATATAATGCTTGATGATTCTCAGTTTTTAACTACAGGAATAGACACAAAAAATATGTTCGGATATTTTATTACTGATAATGAAAGCTATAAACTTAATATATTTCCTATATCACAAGAACTTCGCTACCTTATACCTTTTAGAGACGTAGAAAAATCTATTGAGTATTTAAAATCAATAGCAACAGAAGATGGAAACAGAGTTGTAGTTTTGCACGATGACGGAGAAAAATACGGGGATTGGCCTGGTACTCAAAAATGGGTATATGAAGATAAATGGCTTGAAAAATTCTTTGAAGCACTTACAAAAGAAAAAGATACTATCATAACAACAACATACAGTGAATATATGGAGCGTCATGCACCTGTTTCAAAAATATATATACCTACAGGCTCTTATGAAGAAATGCTTACTTGGGTACTTCCTGCTGAAACTCAGTATGAATTCCATAAAAAACAGCAAGAGCTTAAAAAAGATGAAAATAATGAAATAATAACTAGATTTATGAGAGGCGGATTTTGGAGAAATTATTTTTATAAATATTCTGAAAGCAACAGAATGAATAAGAGAATGATATTTACTTCCAATCTTATAGGCGAAATTACAGAATCCAACTACAAAGAAAAAGAAATTGCTTTAAACTATTTATTAAAAGGACAATGCAACTGCCCTTATTGGCATGGTACATTTGGAGGACTTTATTTAAATAATTTAAGACATGAAACATATGCCAATCTAATAAAAGCAACAACAATATCTTTAGAAAAAGTATATGGAAGAAAACATTTCTTAAGTCATAATATGGATTTTGATATGGACGGAAGAGATGAAGTTATGATTTCATCAGAAAGTGCCGATTTCATTTTGCATTCTTTAAGCGGCTCTATAATAGAATGGGATATAAAAAAAGAAAATCCTATAAATTTAATAGACTGTCTAAAAAGAAGAAAAGAGGCTTATCATATAGAGGCTATGAAAAATGCAGATACTAATAATAACGGCAATGAACATGTATCCATACATGAAATAGCAAAAAAAGTTGATGAAAAAATAGCTAAATATTTAGTATTTGATAAAAATGAAAAAGTTTTCGGAGTAGATCACTTCTTAAATAAAATGCCTACTGCAGAAGAATTCCAATTATTAAAATATGAAGAGAATGCATCATTTTATGAAGAGTATTACAATATACTAGAAAATCTCATTAATAAAGATTATGCTACAGTTTCTTTTGAAAAAACTTCAAAAGCTAATGGTAAAGATGTTCATTTGATAAAAAGATACGTAATAAATAATGACGGTACTTTCTCTCTTGATGTTATTATTGAAAATAAATCTAATGAAGATACAGAGTTTATATATGCATTAGAAAATAATATAACACTTCTTGCAGGACAGGAAAAAGACAGATATTATATAGGCGGAGGGGTGAGAATATCAGATAATCTTTCTGATATTGGTGAGTATACAGGTACTTCTTTTGCTATGGCTGATGAAGGATACATAAAAATAAATGTGATGATAGAAAGCAGTGAAGAAACTTCATTCTTGTATATGCCTAACTATACTATATCCGATGCTGTTGATAAACTTGAAATGAATTATCAAAACTCCACAATAGTATGCTGTAAAAAAATATCATTAAAAGCGGGAGAGAAAATAAAATATAAAATTAAAGCTTCTGTTAAAGATATTTAA
- the glmS gene encoding glutamine--fructose-6-phosphate transaminase (isomerizing), translated as MCGIVGYIGHNDNAINILMEGLSSLEYRGYDSAGISIVDSKNDIITFKAEGKLENLRHIVQDNISSNIGIGHTRWATHGAPSDINAHPHFTERLSLVHNGIIENYKDIKKDLVAKGYKFLSETDTEVAANLIDSLYDGDPLIAIKKAVNIIEGSYAFAIIFKDDINKVYAVRKSAPLIAALGHNENFLASDIPAILKYTNKYILIEENNIAVLERNKINIYDENLKEIDYKILEANWTVEQAEKCGYDHFMLKEINEQPKALLDTIEPRIVQGVPDFERDGITDKSFWKFFDRVYIVGCGTSMHAAMIGKRLIEDNCRIPVECEIASEFRYKNPILTEKTLSIFISQSGETADTLAALNLVKDKGYKTLAIVNVNGSSIARNADYVIYTYAGPEISVASTKAYSVQMAIMYLITFKIILERKIKDNDYIKLLIKNLLNTIDSIKDVLNMSDAIKDLCIDYKEASSIFFIGRDLDYYQVMEGALKMKEISYIHCEAYAGGELKHGAISLITDNTPVVALAIQEKILSKMISNTKEVISRGANVLLFAKEDIDIDKDAYRKIVYLPKVEDMFMPIVSIAALQLLAYHTAVIRGCDVDKPRNLAKSVTVE; from the coding sequence ATGTGCGGAATAGTTGGATATATAGGACATAATGATAATGCTATTAATATATTAATGGAAGGACTTTCATCTTTGGAGTATAGGGGATATGATTCTGCAGGTATATCTATAGTTGATTCAAAAAATGATATTATAACTTTTAAGGCAGAAGGAAAACTCGAGAATTTGAGACATATTGTTCAGGATAATATATCCTCAAATATAGGAATAGGTCATACTAGATGGGCAACGCATGGGGCTCCTTCTGATATTAATGCCCACCCGCATTTTACTGAAAGGCTTTCTCTTGTTCATAACGGTATTATAGAAAATTATAAAGATATAAAAAAAGATTTAGTAGCTAAGGGATATAAATTCCTTTCTGAAACTGATACTGAAGTGGCGGCAAATTTAATAGATTCATTATATGATGGTGATCCTCTAATAGCTATAAAAAAAGCAGTTAACATAATAGAAGGATCCTATGCTTTTGCTATAATATTTAAAGATGATATTAATAAAGTATATGCTGTAAGAAAGTCAGCTCCTTTAATAGCAGCATTGGGTCATAATGAAAACTTTTTAGCTTCTGATATACCAGCAATATTGAAATACACTAATAAATACATTCTAATAGAAGAAAATAATATTGCTGTTTTGGAAAGAAACAAAATAAATATATACGATGAAAACTTAAAAGAAATTGATTATAAAATACTTGAGGCCAATTGGACTGTAGAGCAGGCAGAGAAATGCGGATATGATCATTTTATGCTTAAAGAAATTAATGAACAGCCTAAAGCACTTCTTGATACTATAGAGCCTAGAATAGTTCAGGGTGTTCCGGATTTTGAAAGGGACGGTATAACTGATAAAAGTTTTTGGAAGTTTTTTGATAGGGTTTATATAGTAGGCTGCGGTACTTCTATGCATGCTGCTATGATAGGAAAAAGGCTTATAGAAGATAATTGCAGAATACCTGTAGAATGCGAAATAGCTTCTGAGTTTAGATATAAAAATCCTATACTAACAGAAAAAACTTTATCAATATTTATATCACAGTCTGGAGAAACTGCTGATACTTTAGCAGCTTTGAATTTGGTTAAAGATAAAGGATACAAAACTTTAGCTATAGTAAATGTTAATGGATCTTCTATTGCTAGGAATGCTGATTATGTGATATATACTTATGCAGGACCTGAAATATCAGTAGCTTCAACAAAGGCTTATTCTGTACAGATGGCCATAATGTATTTAATAACTTTTAAGATAATATTAGAGAGAAAAATAAAAGATAATGATTATATAAAACTTCTTATAAAAAATTTGCTTAATACTATAGACTCTATAAAAGATGTGCTTAATATGAGCGATGCTATAAAAGATTTATGTATAGATTATAAAGAAGCAAGCAGTATATTTTTTATAGGGAGAGATTTGGACTATTATCAGGTTATGGAAGGGGCTTTAAAAATGAAAGAGATTAGCTATATTCACTGCGAGGCATATGCAGGAGGCGAGCTTAAACATGGTGCTATATCTCTTATAACCGATAATACTCCAGTTGTGGCATTGGCTATACAGGAGAAAATATTAAGTAAAATGATAAGCAATACAAAAGAGGTAATATCTAGGGGAGCTAATGTTCTTTTATTTGCCAAAGAAGATATTGATATAGATAAAGATGCCTACAGAAAAATAGTATATCTTCCGAAAGTAGAGGATATGTTTATGCCTATAGTGTCTATAGCAGCATTACAATTATTAGCTTATCATACTGCTGTTATAAGGGGATGCGATGTAGATAAGCCTAGAAATTTGGCTAAGAGTGTAACTGTAGAATAG